Proteins encoded by one window of Astatotilapia calliptera chromosome 13, fAstCal1.2, whole genome shotgun sequence:
- the nsmce4a gene encoding non-structural maintenance of chromosomes element 4 homolog A isoform X3, producing the protein MTCFRSRTSARVKMKRSKGGGDEEAPRHNGSAGRRKADQQQSDGDEGGSDIGPADLQDDDNDQGLRREIRSKYRDLISSVQQNREDMLSPSNNKLTEVLEEANKLFKDVRQAREAALDAQLLVVATDLGKEKASQLFSEGTAFDPTAFAEHLLSFMGLNRLEDDEDEQQNTANGYLPQDAWHRLARRAECCFRTAPSFHYMMGSFYAEPPPPKQRIERQRKAPSKEAKRIMPTQLKKMEESQQEATEKEVERILGYLKSYYQDDPTSPISYYEFVIDPSSFSRTVENIFHTSFLIRDGLARMYLDEEKLPCIAPVEEGEVEAGGSTSRKQCILSISPKIWKELIDAFDIKDSIIRPPNTQND; encoded by the exons ATG ACTTGTTTTAGAAG CCGAACTAGTGCGAGAGTGAAGATGAAGAGATCCAAAGGCGGTGGTGACGAGGAAGCTCCCCGGCATAATGGCTCAGCGGGCCGAAGGAAAGCAGACCAGCAGCAAAGTGACGGGGACGAGGGTGGCAGTGACATCGGCCCAGCCGACCTGCAAGACGACGACAATGACCAGGGCCTGAGGAGAGAAATAAGGAGCAAATACAGAGACCTCATCAGCTCAGTACAAC agaacAGGGAAGATATGCTGAGCCCTTCAAACAACAAACTAACAGAGGTTTTAGAGGAAGCAAACAAACTTTTTAAAGATG TTCGACAAGCGAGAGAAGCAGCCCTGGATGCACAGCTCCTTGTTGTGGCTACAGACCTGGGGAAGGAGAAAGCCAGCCAGCTGTTCTCCGAGGGAACCGCTTTCGATCCCACTGCTTTTGCTGAGCATCTC TTGTCTTTCATGGGTCTGAACCGACTAGAAGATGATGAAGACGAGCAGCAGAACACCGCTAATGGCTACCTGCCACAGGACGCCTGGCACCGATTGGCCAGGAGAGCAGAGTGCTGCTTTAGGACAGCACCCTCTTTCCACTACAT GATGGGCTCGTTCTATGCAGAACCACCTCCCCCAAAACAAAGGATAGAACGGCAAAGAAAAGCACCCAGCAAAGAAGCCAAAAGGATAATGCCTACTCAG CTGAAGAAAATGGAAGAGTCGCAACAAGAAGCGACAGAAAAAGAAGTGGAAAGGATTCTGGGGTACCTGAAGAGTTATTACCAAGATGATC CAACCTCACCAATATCATATTACGAGTTCGTCATTGACCCCAGCTCCTTTTCCCGGACAGTGGAGAACATCTTTCACACTTCTTTTCTGATCAGA GATGGACTGGCAAGAATGTATCTTGATGAAGAGAAATTGCCATGTATAG cTCCTGTAGAGGAGGGGGAGGTGGAAGCCGGAGGTTCCACCAGCCGTAAGCAGTGTATCCTCTCTATCAGCCCAAAGATATGGAAG GAGCTCATAGATGCCTTCGACATCAAAGATTCAATTATTCGGCCTCCAAACACACAGAATGACTGA
- the nsmce4a gene encoding non-structural maintenance of chromosomes element 4 homolog A isoform X2, whose translation MQTCFRSRTSARVKMKRSKGGGDEEAPRHNGSAGRRKADQQQSDGDEGGSDIGPADLQDDDNDQGLRREIRSKYRDLISSVQQNREDMLSPSNNKLTEVLEEANKLFKDVRQAREAALDAQLLVVATDLGKEKASQLFSEGTAFDPTAFAEHLLSFMGLNRLEDDEDEQQNTANGYLPQDAWHRLARRAECCFRTAPSFHYMMGSFYAEPPPPKQRIERQRKAPSKEAKRIMPTQLKKMEESQQEATEKEVERILGYLKSYYQDDPTSPISYYEFVIDPSSFSRTVENIFHTSFLIRDGLARMYLDEEKLPCIAPVEEGEVEAGGSTSRKQCILSISPKIWKELIDAFDIKDSIIRPPNTQND comes from the exons ATGCAG ACTTGTTTTAGAAG CCGAACTAGTGCGAGAGTGAAGATGAAGAGATCCAAAGGCGGTGGTGACGAGGAAGCTCCCCGGCATAATGGCTCAGCGGGCCGAAGGAAAGCAGACCAGCAGCAAAGTGACGGGGACGAGGGTGGCAGTGACATCGGCCCAGCCGACCTGCAAGACGACGACAATGACCAGGGCCTGAGGAGAGAAATAAGGAGCAAATACAGAGACCTCATCAGCTCAGTACAAC agaacAGGGAAGATATGCTGAGCCCTTCAAACAACAAACTAACAGAGGTTTTAGAGGAAGCAAACAAACTTTTTAAAGATG TTCGACAAGCGAGAGAAGCAGCCCTGGATGCACAGCTCCTTGTTGTGGCTACAGACCTGGGGAAGGAGAAAGCCAGCCAGCTGTTCTCCGAGGGAACCGCTTTCGATCCCACTGCTTTTGCTGAGCATCTC TTGTCTTTCATGGGTCTGAACCGACTAGAAGATGATGAAGACGAGCAGCAGAACACCGCTAATGGCTACCTGCCACAGGACGCCTGGCACCGATTGGCCAGGAGAGCAGAGTGCTGCTTTAGGACAGCACCCTCTTTCCACTACAT GATGGGCTCGTTCTATGCAGAACCACCTCCCCCAAAACAAAGGATAGAACGGCAAAGAAAAGCACCCAGCAAAGAAGCCAAAAGGATAATGCCTACTCAG CTGAAGAAAATGGAAGAGTCGCAACAAGAAGCGACAGAAAAAGAAGTGGAAAGGATTCTGGGGTACCTGAAGAGTTATTACCAAGATGATC CAACCTCACCAATATCATATTACGAGTTCGTCATTGACCCCAGCTCCTTTTCCCGGACAGTGGAGAACATCTTTCACACTTCTTTTCTGATCAGA GATGGACTGGCAAGAATGTATCTTGATGAAGAGAAATTGCCATGTATAG cTCCTGTAGAGGAGGGGGAGGTGGAAGCCGGAGGTTCCACCAGCCGTAAGCAGTGTATCCTCTCTATCAGCCCAAAGATATGGAAG GAGCTCATAGATGCCTTCGACATCAAAGATTCAATTATTCGGCCTCCAAACACACAGAATGACTGA
- the nsmce4a gene encoding non-structural maintenance of chromosomes element 4 homolog A isoform X4, with amino-acid sequence MKRSKGGGDEEAPRHNGSAGRRKADQQQSDGDEGGSDIGPADLQDDDNDQGLRREIRSKYRDLISSVQQNREDMLSPSNNKLTEVLEEANKLFKDVRQAREAALDAQLLVVATDLGKEKASQLFSEGTAFDPTAFAEHLLSFMGLNRLEDDEDEQQNTANGYLPQDAWHRLARRAECCFRTAPSFHYMMGSFYAEPPPPKQRIERQRKAPSKEAKRIMPTQLKKMEESQQEATEKEVERILGYLKSYYQDDPTSPISYYEFVIDPSSFSRTVENIFHTSFLIRDGLARMYLDEEKLPCIAPVEEGEVEAGGSTSRKQCILSISPKIWKELIDAFDIKDSIIRPPNTQND; translated from the exons ATGAAGAGATCCAAAGGCGGTGGTGACGAGGAAGCTCCCCGGCATAATGGCTCAGCGGGCCGAAGGAAAGCAGACCAGCAGCAAAGTGACGGGGACGAGGGTGGCAGTGACATCGGCCCAGCCGACCTGCAAGACGACGACAATGACCAGGGCCTGAGGAGAGAAATAAGGAGCAAATACAGAGACCTCATCAGCTCAGTACAAC agaacAGGGAAGATATGCTGAGCCCTTCAAACAACAAACTAACAGAGGTTTTAGAGGAAGCAAACAAACTTTTTAAAGATG TTCGACAAGCGAGAGAAGCAGCCCTGGATGCACAGCTCCTTGTTGTGGCTACAGACCTGGGGAAGGAGAAAGCCAGCCAGCTGTTCTCCGAGGGAACCGCTTTCGATCCCACTGCTTTTGCTGAGCATCTC TTGTCTTTCATGGGTCTGAACCGACTAGAAGATGATGAAGACGAGCAGCAGAACACCGCTAATGGCTACCTGCCACAGGACGCCTGGCACCGATTGGCCAGGAGAGCAGAGTGCTGCTTTAGGACAGCACCCTCTTTCCACTACAT GATGGGCTCGTTCTATGCAGAACCACCTCCCCCAAAACAAAGGATAGAACGGCAAAGAAAAGCACCCAGCAAAGAAGCCAAAAGGATAATGCCTACTCAG CTGAAGAAAATGGAAGAGTCGCAACAAGAAGCGACAGAAAAAGAAGTGGAAAGGATTCTGGGGTACCTGAAGAGTTATTACCAAGATGATC CAACCTCACCAATATCATATTACGAGTTCGTCATTGACCCCAGCTCCTTTTCCCGGACAGTGGAGAACATCTTTCACACTTCTTTTCTGATCAGA GATGGACTGGCAAGAATGTATCTTGATGAAGAGAAATTGCCATGTATAG cTCCTGTAGAGGAGGGGGAGGTGGAAGCCGGAGGTTCCACCAGCCGTAAGCAGTGTATCCTCTCTATCAGCCCAAAGATATGGAAG GAGCTCATAGATGCCTTCGACATCAAAGATTCAATTATTCGGCCTCCAAACACACAGAATGACTGA
- the nsmce4a gene encoding non-structural maintenance of chromosomes element 4 homolog A isoform X1: MRHSVVYQPSIKFRRRRSLDFHDDFADTQLALLVSVCLTACFPFTKHSRTSARVKMKRSKGGGDEEAPRHNGSAGRRKADQQQSDGDEGGSDIGPADLQDDDNDQGLRREIRSKYRDLISSVQQNREDMLSPSNNKLTEVLEEANKLFKDVRQAREAALDAQLLVVATDLGKEKASQLFSEGTAFDPTAFAEHLLSFMGLNRLEDDEDEQQNTANGYLPQDAWHRLARRAECCFRTAPSFHYMMGSFYAEPPPPKQRIERQRKAPSKEAKRIMPTQLKKMEESQQEATEKEVERILGYLKSYYQDDPTSPISYYEFVIDPSSFSRTVENIFHTSFLIRDGLARMYLDEEKLPCIAPVEEGEVEAGGSTSRKQCILSISPKIWKELIDAFDIKDSIIRPPNTQND; encoded by the exons atgcGCCATTCAGTTGTTTACCAACCGTCAATAaaatttagaagaagaagaagtctaGACTTTCATGACGATTTCGCTGACACCCAATTGGCGCTCCTTGTGTCCGTTTGCCTCACAG CCTGCTTCCCTTTCACAAAACACAGCCGAACTAGTGCGAGAGTGAAGATGAAGAGATCCAAAGGCGGTGGTGACGAGGAAGCTCCCCGGCATAATGGCTCAGCGGGCCGAAGGAAAGCAGACCAGCAGCAAAGTGACGGGGACGAGGGTGGCAGTGACATCGGCCCAGCCGACCTGCAAGACGACGACAATGACCAGGGCCTGAGGAGAGAAATAAGGAGCAAATACAGAGACCTCATCAGCTCAGTACAAC agaacAGGGAAGATATGCTGAGCCCTTCAAACAACAAACTAACAGAGGTTTTAGAGGAAGCAAACAAACTTTTTAAAGATG TTCGACAAGCGAGAGAAGCAGCCCTGGATGCACAGCTCCTTGTTGTGGCTACAGACCTGGGGAAGGAGAAAGCCAGCCAGCTGTTCTCCGAGGGAACCGCTTTCGATCCCACTGCTTTTGCTGAGCATCTC TTGTCTTTCATGGGTCTGAACCGACTAGAAGATGATGAAGACGAGCAGCAGAACACCGCTAATGGCTACCTGCCACAGGACGCCTGGCACCGATTGGCCAGGAGAGCAGAGTGCTGCTTTAGGACAGCACCCTCTTTCCACTACAT GATGGGCTCGTTCTATGCAGAACCACCTCCCCCAAAACAAAGGATAGAACGGCAAAGAAAAGCACCCAGCAAAGAAGCCAAAAGGATAATGCCTACTCAG CTGAAGAAAATGGAAGAGTCGCAACAAGAAGCGACAGAAAAAGAAGTGGAAAGGATTCTGGGGTACCTGAAGAGTTATTACCAAGATGATC CAACCTCACCAATATCATATTACGAGTTCGTCATTGACCCCAGCTCCTTTTCCCGGACAGTGGAGAACATCTTTCACACTTCTTTTCTGATCAGA GATGGACTGGCAAGAATGTATCTTGATGAAGAGAAATTGCCATGTATAG cTCCTGTAGAGGAGGGGGAGGTGGAAGCCGGAGGTTCCACCAGCCGTAAGCAGTGTATCCTCTCTATCAGCCCAAAGATATGGAAG GAGCTCATAGATGCCTTCGACATCAAAGATTCAATTATTCGGCCTCCAAACACACAGAATGACTGA